Genomic DNA from Solanum pennellii chromosome 3, SPENNV200:
GCACCTCCCAAAGCTAAATGTCACAAGAACTAATCCAGCTGTTGGGGTAATATCACTGGATTCAGCAAACTTCCAGGTCTATGTTGCCGGAGGAATGTCAGTGGCAAGCAGCACCGGAGGAGGTGCTTCATACGAGCCCAGCTTAGAAGTGTACGATTCTGTTAACGAAAACTGGAAAACAATTGGATCAATGCCGATGGAATTTGCAGTAAGGCTAACAGTTTGGACCCCAAACGAGAGTGTTTACTGCAACGGCATCCTATATTGGATCACCTCAGCCAGGGCCTATACCGTAATGGGATTCGAAATTAGGAACAAAAATTGGAGAGAATTAAGCGTGCCGATGGCTGACAGGCTTGAATTTGCAGCACTGGTAGAAAGAAATGGGAAATTATGTCTTGTTGGTGGAACTAGTGATGCAGGGGCATGTATATGGCAGCTTGAAGAAACAAATAATTGGAGAATGATTGAGAAGGTGCCACAAGAATTATGGGCAAGATTGTTTGGAGGTAAAGGGAGATGGGGTAGTATTAACACAAGATGTGTGTGCATTGGTGGGGCAATGTGCTTGTACAGAGATCTTGGATCAGGAATGTTGGTATGTGcagaaaatggtacaaaatggGCATGGCATTGGATTGAAGGGTGTGGTACAATAAAAGGGGTGAAATTGCAGAATTTCCCCATTAAAGGACTGTTGCTACATCCCTATCTTGCATCTTCCAGTTTCTGCCTGAATAAATGAGTTCCAAATTCTTCTCTTTTCCAGTTCCAATAAACATATATACTATAACAACGACAACGAAATCATAAGAAGAGAATAGATGATATGCAGACCCTATTGTTACCTTATTGTAATAGAGAGGTTCTTTATGGCAATGTCAATAGAAAATACTGACTTCCACTAGTGTTTTTATAacattaatttgttattttgacGTAAATATAAAAAGCTACTCcaatatatatactaaatggaattttcctaaatcATGTCTTGCATTTGATGCttggatattttattaattatatcttttactaaaa
This window encodes:
- the LOC107012683 gene encoding F-box protein At5g49610-like, encoding MWSNLPFELLANIFSHLSPDSLARAKSACKSWHTCANNSPSWATLPWRQYPPWFLALPTRNHGRFICAHNPINDSWHLLPLDFIPNPIRPIAAVNGLILLRETTTTALQLAICNPFTRQFRHLPKLNVTRTNPAVGVISLDSANFQVYVAGGMSVASSTGGGASYEPSLEVYDSVNENWKTIGSMPMEFAVRLTVWTPNESVYCNGILYWITSARAYTVMGFEIRNKNWRELSVPMADRLEFAALVERNGKLCLVGGTSDAGACIWQLEETNNWRMIEKVPQELWARLFGGKGRWGSINTRCVCIGGAMCLYRDLGSGMLVCAENGTKWAWHWIEGCGTIKGVKLQNFPIKGLLLHPYLASSSFCLNK